The following proteins are encoded in a genomic region of Bacillus sp. FJAT-22090:
- a CDS encoding MFS transporter, producing the protein MGKFTKQENSWALYDWGSSAYSIIITTAVFPIFYKSSATAAGVDGADSTAYLGYTIAIFTFILAMLGPILGSIADYRGMKKKFFTFFFVLGVTFTALLAFVPYDNWLLLLICYTLAALGATGANVFYDGFIVDVTTDKRMHTVSARGYSLGYIGSTIPFLISIVIILLAGKEVIPLSSINASRIAFLITATWWIVFSIPLFKNVQQIYFIERDGNPVIQSFKRLGITFKEIRKYRALFLFLLAYFFYIDGVGTIISMSTAYGTDLGLDTTGLLLVLFATQIVAAPFAILFGKLAGKFSEKKMLYVGIIIYIIVCIYAVFLETIVDFWILAMLVATSQGGIQALSRSYFGKLVPKENSNEFFGFYNIFGKFASIMGPLLVAFTAQLTGKSNYGVFSLVVLFIIGLFILSRVPEPKEAAPVDEVVSTS; encoded by the coding sequence ATGGGGAAATTTACAAAGCAAGAAAATAGTTGGGCTCTTTATGATTGGGGTTCTTCCGCTTACTCGATCATTATAACAACTGCAGTATTTCCAATATTTTATAAATCTTCTGCGACAGCTGCTGGTGTAGATGGGGCGGATTCAACAGCTTATCTTGGTTATACAATCGCAATATTCACTTTTATTTTAGCTATGCTTGGTCCAATTTTAGGTTCAATCGCAGATTATCGTGGCATGAAAAAGAAATTTTTCACTTTTTTCTTTGTACTAGGAGTTACATTTACTGCATTACTAGCATTTGTTCCCTATGATAATTGGTTACTATTATTAATTTGTTATACATTAGCTGCACTCGGAGCAACTGGCGCAAATGTTTTTTATGATGGATTTATTGTTGATGTAACGACGGATAAACGAATGCACACAGTTTCAGCAAGAGGTTACAGTTTAGGCTACATTGGAAGCACTATTCCCTTTTTAATTAGTATTGTTATTATTTTGTTAGCAGGCAAGGAAGTAATTCCTCTTTCAAGCATTAATGCTAGTCGGATTGCATTCCTAATTACAGCTACATGGTGGATCGTGTTTTCTATTCCTTTATTCAAAAATGTCCAACAGATATACTTTATTGAACGTGATGGTAACCCGGTTATTCAAAGCTTTAAACGCTTAGGTATTACATTTAAAGAAATACGAAAATACCGAGCATTGTTCTTATTTTTACTAGCGTACTTTTTCTATATTGATGGAGTCGGAACAATTATTAGTATGTCTACTGCATATGGTACAGATCTAGGACTTGACACTACCGGGCTATTACTAGTGCTTTTCGCGACTCAGATAGTAGCTGCACCATTCGCTATACTGTTTGGCAAACTTGCAGGAAAATTTTCCGAGAAGAAAATGCTTTATGTCGGCATAATCATTTATATTATTGTATGTATTTATGCAGTTTTCTTAGAAACAATTGTAGATTTTTGGATTTTAGCAATGCTAGTTGCAACTTCCCAAGGCGGTATTCAGGCTCTCAGTAGATCATACTTCGGGAAATTAGTACCAAAAGAAAATTCAAATGAGTTTTTTGGATTTTACAATATTTTCGGCAAGTTTGCTTCTATTATGGGTCCACTATTAGTAGCATTTACTGCTCAACTTACAGGAAAATCAAACTATGGCGTGTTTAGTTTAGTTGTCTTATTTATTATCGGCCTTTTCATTCTATCGAGAGTCCCTGAACCAAAAGAAGCAGCACCAGTTGATGAAGTTGTTTCCACATCATAA
- a CDS encoding DHA2 family efflux MFS transporter permease subunit: MNHEQQKPPYAMIAILFVGAFIAFLNNTLLNVALPTIMTEFKVKPSIVQWLTTGYMLVNGILVPASAFFVQRFSNRKLFITAMVLFTAGTALAAFAPEFWVLILARMIQAAGSAMMMPLLMNVMLTAFPIERRGSAMGMFGLVMILAPAIGPTLSGFILEHYEWRVLFEIILPFAIIVLLFAIFKLRNITPNSKVNLDVFSLILSSIGFGALLYGFSTAGDKGWDAPIVYGTIIVGFISLIVFVWRQLKLDEPMLDVRIYKYPMFALSSVISIVVSAAMFSGMILTPLYVQTIRGISPFHSGLLMLPGAIAMGLMSPITGKLFDKYGARVLAITGLIITTIATYLMSDLAQDSDYYYIMAVYTIRMFGMSMIMMPIMTNGLNQLPMNMNPHGTAMNNTLQQVSGAIGSAIFLTIMNAKMESSAKVLATEAAAAGKVPTNTEGLVQFQAELGMKAMLEGINFTFFIATLVTVVALILAFFVKRVDVQKKAKPL, translated from the coding sequence ATGAACCACGAGCAACAAAAACCACCATATGCCATGATTGCGATACTATTTGTTGGCGCGTTCATCGCTTTTTTGAATAATACACTACTCAATGTAGCTCTACCAACCATTATGACAGAGTTTAAAGTGAAACCTTCCATTGTACAATGGCTAACGACAGGGTATATGTTAGTGAACGGGATTTTAGTTCCGGCTAGTGCATTTTTTGTTCAAAGATTTTCGAATAGAAAATTATTTATTACAGCAATGGTATTATTTACTGCAGGTACAGCGCTTGCCGCGTTTGCACCAGAATTTTGGGTACTAATTTTGGCCCGCATGATACAGGCAGCGGGATCAGCAATGATGATGCCTTTACTTATGAATGTTATGTTAACTGCTTTTCCGATTGAACGACGCGGATCTGCAATGGGTATGTTCGGTTTAGTAATGATATTAGCACCTGCAATCGGACCTACTTTATCAGGATTTATCTTGGAGCATTATGAATGGCGTGTATTATTTGAGATTATTTTGCCGTTTGCGATAATAGTATTATTGTTTGCTATATTTAAATTACGCAATATTACTCCTAATAGTAAAGTTAATCTGGATGTATTCTCATTGATACTATCCAGTATCGGTTTTGGTGCATTGCTTTATGGATTTAGTACTGCTGGGGATAAAGGATGGGACGCACCAATTGTTTACGGAACTATTATTGTTGGATTTATTTCATTAATTGTTTTCGTATGGAGACAATTAAAATTAGATGAACCAATGTTGGACGTTAGAATTTATAAATATCCAATGTTTGCTTTGTCATCCGTAATTTCGATTGTTGTTTCAGCTGCAATGTTTTCGGGGATGATTTTAACACCTCTTTATGTTCAAACTATTCGAGGTATATCACCATTTCATTCGGGTCTGCTCATGCTACCTGGTGCTATTGCAATGGGATTAATGTCACCAATAACCGGTAAGCTATTTGATAAGTACGGTGCTAGAGTTTTAGCGATTACTGGTCTGATTATTACAACCATCGCAACATATTTAATGAGTGACTTAGCGCAAGACTCAGATTATTATTATATAATGGCAGTCTATACAATCCGTATGTTTGGTATGTCTATGATTATGATGCCAATAATGACTAATGGATTAAATCAGTTGCCAATGAATATGAACCCACATGGAACTGCGATGAACAATACGTTACAACAAGTATCAGGTGCAATCGGGTCTGCCATATTCCTAACAATTATGAATGCAAAGATGGAGTCTTCAGCTAAAGTGCTTGCAACCGAAGCCGCAGCAGCAGGGAAAGTGCCTACCAACACGGAAGGCTTAGTGCAATTCCAAGCAGAGCTGGGTATGAAGGCGATGTTGGAGGGTATTAACTTTACCTTCTTTATAGCTACGCTAGTTACAGTTGTTGCTTTAATACTTGCTTTCTTTGTAAAAAGAGTAGATGTACAAAAAAAAGCTAAACCTTTATAG
- a CDS encoding YitT family protein has protein sequence MFLQKSLIIFLGSILIAIGINFFIVPYHLLDGGAIGISLIIHYLFNVKVGIAIICVSLPIFLIAWMNYRTFFYNGIHGLLFSSVIIDFFYPLHIAGQKLITNELAGAISGGIFVGLGIGLMLRSDITIGGTDLLAQMISKMLRINPGLGILSIDILVVVMGSLLVDSVSLLYSCITVVSVGITTTLLAKKY, from the coding sequence ATGTTTTTACAAAAGTCTCTTATTATTTTTTTAGGAAGTATTTTAATAGCAATAGGAATCAATTTTTTTATTGTTCCTTATCATCTATTGGACGGTGGAGCCATTGGTATAAGTTTAATCATTCATTATTTATTTAATGTAAAAGTTGGGATTGCTATTATTTGTGTCAGTTTGCCGATATTTTTAATAGCTTGGATGAACTATCGAACATTTTTTTATAATGGTATTCATGGATTATTATTTTCTTCAGTAATCATTGATTTCTTCTATCCTTTACATATTGCAGGGCAGAAATTAATTACGAATGAATTGGCTGGAGCGATAAGTGGTGGGATTTTTGTTGGCCTAGGAATTGGTTTAATGCTTCGATCAGACATAACAATTGGTGGAACAGATCTACTTGCTCAGATGATCTCTAAAATGTTACGCATTAATCCGGGATTAGGGATTCTATCGATTGATATATTAGTAGTAGTCATGGGGAGTCTCCTAGTCGATTCTGTATCATTATTGTATTCTTGCATCACTGTAGTTTCTGTTGGTATTACCACTACTCTTTTAGCCAAAAAATATTAA
- a CDS encoding RNA degradosome polyphosphate kinase: MSLESTEDHRFDDYAYYNNREISWLAFNERVLQEAEDETNPLLERLKFLAIFSSNLDEFFMVRVAGLQDQVRVGFNKPENKAGLTAKQQLEQISIITRNLVSRQMKIYKDLIELKLPNEGISLLTFNQLSHEQKQELNTIFEEQIFPVLTPIAVDAYRPFPILLSKTMNILVMIEDEKNISLEQSKFAIVQVPSVLNRFIQVTTKDGSFAAVLLEDVIIENIHKLFHGYHIKYANPFRITRNADLTIHEEGARDLLIEIEKELKKRKWGAVSRLEVKSTEIKQKILHYLLDELEISFEDVYKIEGPLDITFLFSFIKAFEGKYDHLFYQSFIPQPPKDIATGEDIYMKALKQDLFFHHPYESFQPIVDFVEKAADDPTVLAIKQTLYRVSGNSPIIRALKRAAENGKQVTVLVELKARFDEEKNVHWAKELEKAGCLVIYGMHNLKTHSKITLVVRRRNKKIEQFVHLGTGNYNDQTANIYTDMGIITTNKKIGQDATRFFNFLSGYTNKPEYKKLVVSPYDIRDKFLYLIDEEIEYHKAFHNGHIILKMNSLTDKDLILKLYEASAAGVKIELIVRGICCLRPQIKGVSENIIVISIVGRFLEHSRIYWFHRNGASRLYLSSADMMTRNMVKRVEILFPILSPSIKKRIIDILKLEINDTAKARIQDSNGNYHYRETDGLKINSQEQLLDNATKLNILQLK; encoded by the coding sequence ATGAGCTTGGAGAGTACAGAAGATCATCGATTTGATGACTATGCTTATTATAATAATCGAGAAATCAGCTGGCTTGCCTTTAATGAACGGGTTTTACAAGAGGCTGAGGATGAAACCAATCCTTTACTTGAAAGATTAAAGTTCTTAGCGATATTTAGTTCAAATTTAGATGAATTTTTTATGGTAAGAGTAGCTGGATTACAGGACCAAGTAAGAGTTGGATTTAACAAACCTGAAAATAAGGCGGGTCTAACAGCTAAACAACAACTGGAGCAAATTTCGATCATTACAAGAAATCTTGTAAGTAGACAAATGAAGATTTATAAAGATTTAATCGAGTTGAAGTTACCAAATGAAGGAATTTCTTTATTAACTTTTAATCAATTATCACATGAACAAAAACAAGAATTAAATACAATTTTCGAAGAACAAATTTTTCCTGTTTTAACTCCCATTGCTGTAGATGCTTACCGACCATTCCCAATTTTGCTGAGTAAGACGATGAATATTTTAGTTATGATAGAAGATGAAAAGAATATATCGTTAGAACAATCTAAGTTTGCTATTGTTCAGGTTCCTTCTGTCTTAAATCGATTCATTCAGGTTACTACAAAAGATGGTTCATTTGCTGCTGTGCTTTTAGAAGATGTAATCATTGAAAACATACATAAATTATTTCATGGATACCATATTAAATATGCCAATCCATTTCGAATAACCCGTAATGCTGACTTAACCATCCATGAGGAAGGTGCCCGTGATTTATTAATTGAGATTGAAAAAGAATTAAAGAAACGAAAATGGGGAGCTGTAAGTAGGCTTGAGGTTAAATCAACCGAAATTAAGCAGAAAATTCTACACTATCTGTTAGATGAGCTAGAAATATCTTTTGAAGATGTATATAAAATAGAAGGACCATTGGATATTACATTTTTGTTTTCATTTATTAAGGCATTTGAAGGGAAATATGATCATTTATTTTATCAGTCATTTATACCTCAACCTCCCAAGGATATTGCAACGGGGGAGGATATTTATATGAAAGCCTTAAAACAAGATTTATTCTTTCATCATCCATATGAGTCATTCCAACCAATTGTTGACTTTGTTGAAAAAGCAGCAGATGACCCAACTGTTTTAGCTATAAAACAGACTTTATATCGTGTAAGCGGAAATTCACCAATAATAAGAGCTTTAAAAAGAGCTGCGGAGAATGGAAAACAAGTCACCGTTTTAGTTGAACTAAAAGCTCGTTTTGATGAAGAAAAGAATGTTCATTGGGCAAAAGAATTGGAAAAAGCAGGATGCTTAGTTATATACGGGATGCATAACTTAAAAACTCATTCCAAAATAACGCTAGTCGTTCGAAGAAGGAATAAAAAAATAGAACAATTTGTCCATTTAGGAACAGGTAATTATAATGATCAAACTGCTAATATATATACTGATATGGGGATCATTACGACAAATAAAAAAATAGGGCAGGATGCTACCAGATTTTTTAACTTTTTAAGTGGTTATACAAATAAGCCAGAATACAAAAAATTAGTAGTCTCTCCTTATGATATTCGAGATAAATTTCTCTACTTAATTGATGAAGAGATAGAATATCATAAAGCTTTTCATAACGGTCATATAATTCTCAAAATGAACTCATTAACTGATAAGGATCTAATATTAAAATTGTATGAGGCTTCGGCAGCTGGTGTGAAAATTGAGTTGATAGTTCGAGGGATTTGTTGTTTAAGACCACAGATTAAAGGCGTAAGTGAAAATATTATTGTCATAAGCATTGTTGGAAGATTTTTAGAACACTCACGAATCTATTGGTTTCATCGAAATGGGGCATCTAGGTTGTATTTATCCTCTGCAGATATGATGACTAGAAATATGGTAAAACGAGTGGAAATTCTATTTCCAATTTTGTCTCCATCCATTAAAAAAAGAATAATTGATATTTTAAAGTTAGAAATAAATGACACAGCAAAAGCGAGAATACAAGATTCCAATGGTAATTATCATTATAGGGAAACAGATGGTTTAAAAATTAATAGTCAGGAACAATTACTTGATAATGCTACAAAACTGAATATACTCCAATTAAAATAA
- a CDS encoding PaaI family thioesterase, which produces MEENIRAIQDDYPDDFAWCYGCGRLNEDGYHLRTYWNGDQTETVYEPREEHIAIPGFVYGGLIGALVDCHGTGSASLALHRKNGHEPGSGETPPRFVTGSLHVDFLKPTPKNVLLKAIGTVEEIHPKKWKVTTEVFAGDVLCAKGEVIAVVMPSTFAQSK; this is translated from the coding sequence ATGGAAGAAAATATTCGCGCTATTCAGGATGACTATCCAGATGATTTTGCTTGGTGTTATGGGTGTGGTAGATTAAACGAAGACGGGTATCATTTACGAACGTACTGGAATGGGGACCAGACGGAAACTGTATATGAGCCAAGAGAAGAACATATTGCAATACCTGGATTTGTGTACGGAGGATTAATAGGTGCACTGGTAGATTGCCATGGGACAGGATCCGCATCTCTTGCTTTACATCGGAAGAATGGTCATGAGCCAGGAAGCGGTGAAACACCACCTCGTTTCGTAACAGGCTCATTGCATGTCGACTTCTTAAAACCTACTCCGAAAAATGTGTTGCTTAAAGCGATAGGTACAGTAGAAGAGATTCATCCGAAGAAATGGAAAGTGACAACTGAAGTATTTGCAGGTGACGTACTTTGTGCTAAAGGAGAAGTAATTGCAGTTGTAATGCCGTCAACTTTTGCCCAATCAAAATAA
- the pepF gene encoding oligoendopeptidase F — protein MVKSLPIRSDVKLEETWNLKDLFKTEEDFNDSLKEIEKLADYFEEKYKGKINQPSIILKALKDYSALYEKLTPAGTFASLSLSTDQTNTDAQMRGSKFSSLAAKISSKLSFLNSELVELPDEVLQEAIAEGAEYQNFLQKLLTKKQYQLHPEVEKTLAAFSSTFNAPYKLYDTTKMLDISFNDFEVNNSSYPLSYVLFENDWEAESDTSVRRAAFKAFSSKLKDYQHTTAKTYDMHLQIEKTTSDLRGYNSIFDYLLLNQEVDRSLYDRQIDLIMKELAPHMRKYAKLLQQVHGLDKMTFADLKISLDPSYEPKISIEESKKYITDALEVMGEEYIQMVERSYKERWIDFAQNTGKSTGAFCSSPYGNHPYILISWSSRMNEVFVLAHELGHAGHFYHANKEQNIFNARPSLYFIEAPSTMNEMLMANHLLENSNDPKFKRWVISSIVARTYYHNFVTHLLEAAYQRKVYERIDEGLPVNAQILNEYKRSVLEEFWGDAVEITDGAELTWMRQPHYYMGLYPYTYSAGLTISTQVSKRILDEGKAAVDDWINVLKSGGTKSPVELANMAGVDITTEKPLRDTIEYIGSLVDELIILTNEIDK, from the coding sequence ATGGTTAAAAGTTTACCAATTAGATCAGATGTAAAATTAGAAGAAACATGGAATTTGAAAGACTTGTTTAAAACAGAAGAAGATTTTAACGATTCTTTAAAGGAAATAGAGAAACTTGCAGATTATTTTGAAGAGAAATATAAAGGAAAAATCAATCAGCCGTCTATTATTTTAAAGGCTTTAAAAGACTATTCTGCTTTATATGAAAAACTAACACCAGCTGGAACTTTTGCAAGTTTGTCTCTTAGCACAGACCAGACAAATACAGATGCACAAATGCGCGGAAGTAAATTCTCTTCCCTAGCTGCAAAAATAAGTAGCAAGCTTTCATTTTTAAATAGTGAGCTTGTGGAGTTACCTGACGAAGTTTTACAAGAAGCAATAGCGGAGGGTGCAGAATATCAAAATTTTTTACAAAAGCTACTTACAAAAAAACAATATCAATTACACCCTGAAGTAGAAAAGACTCTAGCAGCATTTTCTTCAACCTTTAATGCACCTTATAAATTGTATGATACAACCAAAATGTTAGATATTTCCTTTAATGATTTTGAAGTGAACAATTCCTCCTACCCTCTTAGTTATGTTCTATTTGAAAATGATTGGGAAGCAGAATCAGATACAAGTGTAAGACGCGCAGCTTTCAAAGCTTTTTCGAGTAAATTAAAGGATTATCAACATACGACTGCAAAAACATATGATATGCACTTACAAATAGAAAAAACAACATCTGATTTAAGAGGTTATAACTCTATTTTCGACTACTTATTATTAAACCAAGAGGTCGATCGTAGTTTGTACGATCGACAAATCGATTTAATTATGAAAGAACTTGCACCACATATGAGAAAGTATGCAAAGCTTCTTCAGCAAGTACACGGATTAGATAAAATGACTTTTGCAGATTTAAAAATCTCACTTGATCCTTCTTATGAGCCTAAAATCTCAATTGAGGAGTCAAAAAAATATATAACAGATGCTTTGGAAGTAATGGGTGAAGAATATATACAAATGGTGGAACGTTCCTACAAAGAGAGATGGATCGATTTTGCACAAAATACCGGCAAATCAACTGGGGCCTTTTGTTCAAGCCCATATGGTAACCACCCCTATATTCTTATTTCTTGGTCTAGCAGAATGAACGAAGTATTTGTTCTTGCACACGAACTAGGGCACGCCGGTCATTTCTATCATGCAAATAAAGAGCAAAATATATTTAACGCCCGCCCTTCTTTGTATTTTATCGAAGCTCCTTCTACAATGAATGAAATGCTCATGGCCAATCATTTATTAGAAAACTCAAATGACCCTAAATTTAAAAGGTGGGTAATTTCTTCAATAGTAGCTAGAACATACTATCATAATTTTGTTACGCACTTATTAGAGGCAGCTTATCAAAGAAAAGTTTATGAAAGAATTGATGAAGGACTACCAGTTAATGCACAAATTTTAAATGAATATAAAAGAAGTGTATTGGAAGAATTCTGGGGCGATGCAGTAGAAATTACTGACGGTGCTGAATTGACATGGATGAGACAACCTCACTACTACATGGGGCTATACCCATATACTTATAGTGCCGGCCTTACAATCTCTACACAAGTATCTAAGCGCATCTTAGATGAAGGTAAAGCTGCGGTAGATGATTGGATTAACGTATTAAAATCAGGAGGAACGAAATCCCCTGTTGAATTAGCAAATATGGCCGGAGTAGATATTACAACAGAGAAACCGTTAAGAGATACGATAGAGTACATCGGTTCCTTAGTTGATGAGTTAATAATATTAACAAATGAGATAGATAAATAA
- a CDS encoding TetR/AcrR family transcriptional regulator: MNTKKRNVLQAAKHLFIEKGFRSTSVQDIIDEANISKGTFYNYFSSKNECIVAIIESAREEILIKRRELHTSQNGSDLNVLIEQLTVRMNIYRDQKLFPLFASIIHSQDIELRDLIKKNYFEEINWLSKRIEDIYGEKTRNVSTDCAVLAIGMIQQLQHPWINQIANISLDHLVKFVMRRIESIIYEMTKTNDSLLNKSLFDLNTVDEIKSKQQVVEQLENFYLEEKEKMNQNDLQTLEFVLEEFSKEKPRLFLLEKIIPTLTESFSGTTLEQRSLPIIFNLWQMIDKWGADNN, from the coding sequence ATGAATACAAAAAAAAGAAATGTATTACAAGCAGCAAAACATCTTTTTATTGAAAAGGGTTTTAGATCTACATCCGTTCAAGATATTATTGATGAAGCAAATATTTCAAAGGGGACCTTTTATAATTATTTCTCCTCTAAAAACGAGTGTATTGTAGCAATAATAGAGAGCGCTAGAGAAGAAATCTTGATAAAAAGAAGAGAGTTGCATACTTCACAAAATGGATCTGATTTAAATGTATTGATCGAGCAATTGACTGTTCGAATGAATATATATAGAGACCAAAAACTTTTTCCACTTTTTGCATCTATTATCCATTCACAAGATATAGAGTTACGAGATCTAATAAAGAAGAATTATTTTGAAGAAATCAATTGGTTGTCGAAGAGAATTGAAGATATTTATGGAGAGAAAACAAGAAATGTCTCTACAGATTGTGCTGTATTGGCCATTGGCATGATTCAACAATTGCAACACCCATGGATTAATCAAATAGCAAATATTTCACTTGATCATTTAGTCAAGTTTGTCATGAGAAGAATTGAGTCGATTATTTATGAGATGACGAAGACAAACGACTCTTTATTGAACAAGTCACTCTTTGATTTAAATACAGTTGATGAAATTAAATCAAAACAACAGGTTGTAGAGCAACTAGAAAACTTTTATTTAGAAGAAAAAGAAAAAATGAATCAAAATGATCTGCAAACACTTGAATTTGTTTTAGAAGAATTTTCGAAAGAAAAGCCACGCCTATTTTTACTAGAAAAAATCATTCCCACATTAACGGAATCGTTTTCCGGAACAACTTTGGAACAAAGATCCTTACCGATTATTTTTAACTTGTGGCAAATGATAGACAAATGGGGAGCTGATAATAATTGA
- a CDS encoding Ppx/GppA family phosphatase → MTIKTDQKAIIDIGSNTIRLVVYSYNSSQGLVEHHNFKTVARLSMYILRNGNLSTEGINILIETLTKFKEILLDIQVNDVFAAATAAIRQARNQKEILEIVKTEVGLNLQILSEEQEAYYGYFAVIHSTNISDAVTIDMGGGSTEVTYFKDKNIIRFHSFSFGTVSLKGKFMKGTTITDEEKLELINYVSEQFCSLGWLNQLQVPIITIGGSARNLALVDQQRKSFPLNGIHQYELKKEDIQEISFMFAQCSADGLKKIDGLSSDRSDIIIPALETFRTLMEVVDAPSMVYSKKGLREGIIFSQLVEKFPEDFNKNEVIKKSIRHILGKFHVHELEVSHLYEIFQKIYMSFVQWKYIQPLENEELLYYAYQLYHIGKHIDQDAASQHTFYLITNLSINGVSNEERLKLALLASYQNRETFKRYVNSLPAFLNEREIKQLRDIGALFRFIKGLDILSRSSIMDVFLENLASNVTITFIVSNNFMLEKYQAEKLKKHVGKICSKDVQIEFMILEE, encoded by the coding sequence ATGACAATAAAAACAGATCAAAAAGCAATTATTGATATTGGGTCAAACACTATTCGACTTGTTGTATATAGCTACAATTCCTCTCAAGGCCTTGTTGAACATCATAATTTCAAAACAGTAGCAAGATTGAGTATGTACATATTGAGAAATGGAAATTTAAGTACAGAAGGTATTAACATATTAATAGAAACACTTACCAAATTTAAAGAGATATTATTAGATATCCAAGTAAATGACGTCTTTGCTGCAGCTACTGCTGCGATCAGGCAAGCAAGAAACCAGAAAGAAATTTTAGAGATTGTGAAGACTGAAGTAGGGTTAAACCTACAAATTTTATCAGAGGAGCAAGAAGCATATTATGGGTACTTTGCTGTAATTCATTCTACTAATATCTCTGATGCAGTAACAATTGATATGGGTGGTGGAAGTACCGAGGTTACGTATTTTAAAGATAAAAACATTATTCGTTTTCATAGTTTTTCATTTGGAACAGTCTCATTAAAAGGAAAGTTTATGAAAGGGACAACCATTACGGATGAAGAAAAGTTAGAACTCATAAATTATGTGAGTGAACAGTTCTGTTCTTTAGGGTGGTTAAACCAATTACAAGTACCGATTATTACAATTGGAGGAAGTGCGCGAAATTTAGCGCTTGTTGATCAGCAACGAAAAAGCTTTCCTTTAAATGGAATTCACCAATATGAATTAAAGAAAGAAGACATACAAGAAATTAGTTTTATGTTTGCGCAATGTTCAGCGGATGGGTTGAAAAAAATAGACGGACTTTCAAGTGATCGTTCAGATATTATTATCCCTGCGTTAGAAACATTTCGTACTTTAATGGAAGTAGTGGATGCTCCGTCAATGGTTTATAGTAAAAAAGGTTTACGCGAAGGTATAATTTTTTCTCAGTTGGTAGAAAAATTTCCGGAAGATTTTAATAAAAATGAAGTGATTAAGAAATCCATTCGTCATATATTAGGAAAGTTTCATGTACATGAATTGGAAGTTTCTCATTTATATGAAATATTTCAAAAGATATACATGTCCTTTGTACAATGGAAATATATTCAACCATTAGAAAATGAAGAACTTTTATATTATGCGTATCAGCTTTATCATATCGGAAAACATATAGATCAAGATGCTGCCAGCCAACATACATTTTACCTAATAACAAATCTATCCATAAATGGAGTATCTAACGAAGAACGATTAAAGCTTGCCTTACTTGCTTCCTATCAAAATAGAGAGACTTTTAAACGATACGTAAATTCATTGCCAGCTTTTTTGAATGAGAGAGAAATAAAACAACTACGTGATATTGGTGCGTTATTTAGATTTATAAAAGGATTAGATATACTGAGTAGATCATCGATTATGGATGTTTTTCTTGAAAATTTAGCAAGTAACGTAACGATAACTTTTATTGTATCTAATAATTTTATGTTGGAAAAATATCAAGCAGAAAAATTAAAAAAGCATGTAGGAAAAATATGTAGTAAAGACGTACAGATAGAATTTATGATTTTGGAGGAATAA